A DNA window from Deinococcus multiflagellatus contains the following coding sequences:
- the ribF gene encoding riboflavin biosynthesis protein RibF, which yields MKTYVSPAQRPNTATAVAIGSFDGMHLGHQALIAQLKAKAREHRVPSVVYTFDPPTRVLTQGVEFLSTLPEKLDLLARYGVDETIAAAFTSEFAARPKDAFLDDLRTLRPQAIVVGEDFHFGKGRAGGVEDLKTVAPEVVVVPIHGLGGEDIKSTRVREYLKAGDVEGARRLLGRHYDAQGVVVQGDRLGRTLGWPTANIQVPDGKALPLGVFAVVALGDHGRWHGVANVGFRPTVNGRTRRFEVHLFDFEGDLYGQELQIKFFTRLRGEQKFSGLDELKAQIARDAQAARDALKDVR from the coding sequence ATGAAAACCTATGTCTCGCCCGCCCAGCGCCCGAACACCGCCACGGCCGTGGCCATTGGCTCCTTTGACGGCATGCACCTGGGCCACCAGGCCCTGATTGCCCAGCTGAAGGCCAAAGCGCGCGAACACCGCGTGCCCAGCGTGGTTTACACCTTCGATCCCCCCACCCGCGTGCTGACCCAGGGCGTGGAGTTCCTCTCGACCCTGCCGGAAAAACTGGACCTGCTGGCCCGCTACGGCGTGGATGAAACCATTGCCGCCGCCTTTACCTCCGAGTTTGCCGCGCGCCCCAAGGACGCCTTTCTGGACGACCTGCGCACGCTGCGCCCGCAGGCGATTGTGGTGGGCGAGGATTTTCATTTTGGCAAGGGCCGGGCCGGCGGCGTGGAAGACCTGAAAACCGTGGCCCCCGAGGTGGTGGTGGTACCTATTCACGGCCTGGGCGGCGAGGACATCAAGAGCACCCGCGTGCGCGAGTACCTGAAGGCAGGCGATGTGGAGGGCGCCCGGCGCCTGCTGGGCCGCCACTACGACGCGCAGGGCGTGGTGGTGCAGGGTGACCGCCTGGGCCGCACCCTGGGCTGGCCCACCGCGAATATTCAGGTGCCAGACGGCAAGGCGCTGCCGCTGGGCGTGTTTGCGGTGGTGGCCCTGGGCGACCACGGGCGCTGGCACGGCGTGGCGAATGTGGGCTTCCGACCCACGGTGAACGGCCGCACCCGCCGCTTCGAGGTGCATCTATTTGATTTTGAAGGCGACCTGTACGGGCAGGAGCTGCAGATCAAATTCTTTACAAGGTTGCGCGGCGAGCAGAAGTTCAGCGGTCTGGATGAACTGAAGGCGCAGATTGCCCGGGATGCCCAGGCGGCCCGGGACGCCCTGAAGGACGTGCGGTGA
- a CDS encoding NUDIX domain-containing protein, whose amino-acid sequence MSEQTQVIYDGHIVRLEVQGGKWEIVRHASAVAVLALNDRGEMLLVRQQRRAIGQHTVEAPAGLIDEGESPETAARRELQEEAGLDGDMTLLTRFYSSPGFCDEELLIFEATNLRESKLPHDEDEEGIEVLWLPPAEVLQGLKDGSLVGSASTVTAALFGVQRLAARA is encoded by the coding sequence ATGAGTGAACAGACGCAGGTGATCTACGACGGCCACATCGTGCGGCTGGAAGTGCAGGGGGGCAAGTGGGAAATCGTGCGCCACGCCAGCGCGGTAGCGGTGCTGGCGCTGAATGACCGGGGCGAGATGCTACTGGTGCGTCAGCAGCGGCGCGCTATCGGGCAGCACACCGTGGAAGCCCCGGCGGGCCTGATTGACGAGGGCGAATCGCCCGAAACCGCCGCCCGCCGCGAGCTGCAGGAAGAAGCCGGCCTGGACGGCGACATGACGCTGCTCACCCGCTTTTATTCCAGCCCCGGCTTCTGCGATGAAGAACTGCTCATTTTCGAGGCCACGAACCTGCGTGAAAGCAAACTGCCCCACGACGAGGACGAGGAGGGCATTGAGGTGCTGTGGCTCCCCCCCGCCGAGGTGCTGCAGGGCCTGAAAGACGGTTCGCTAGTGGGCAGCGCCTCCACGGTCACAGCGGCGCTCTTTGGCGTGCAGCGGCTGGCGGCGCGCGCATGA
- the dgt gene encoding dGTP triphosphohydrolase, translating to MITRAQLEAREAATLAPYAALSRDATREHPEPESDTRTAFQKDRDRVLHTTAFRRLEAKTQVFLSAAGDHYRTRLTHTLEVGQVARSVALTLGLNETLAETVALAHDLGHPPFGHAGERVLNALMQAHGGFNHNTQARRIVTELERPKSEYAGLNLTLDTLDGLNKHDRAGLSRPSLEAQLVDAADALAYTAHDLDDGLRSGLITPAQLCALPLWCELLEGAGLRGDTLTERERRTLHRRLLGTLIRDLTHASHAAIQASGVRTPEAARTFAGPLITYSPGIRERLRDTSAFLRENLYRHWRVEMQVEQATRVLTTLFDALTNRPSMLPPTFRARAQAGDLSRAVCDYLAGMTDRYALDAHSSTTPPATPTLWPR from the coding sequence ATGATCACCCGGGCCCAGCTCGAAGCGCGCGAGGCCGCGACCCTAGCCCCCTACGCCGCCCTGAGCCGCGACGCCACGCGCGAGCACCCCGAGCCGGAAAGCGACACCCGCACGGCCTTTCAGAAAGACCGCGACCGGGTGCTGCACACCACGGCCTTCCGGCGCCTGGAAGCCAAAACACAGGTGTTTCTCTCGGCGGCGGGCGATCACTACCGCACCCGCCTGACCCACACCCTGGAGGTGGGGCAGGTGGCGCGCAGCGTGGCGCTGACGCTGGGCTTGAATGAAACGCTGGCCGAAACGGTGGCCCTGGCGCACGATCTGGGCCACCCCCCCTTCGGCCACGCGGGCGAGCGGGTGCTGAACGCCCTGATGCAGGCGCACGGCGGCTTTAACCACAACACCCAGGCGAGGCGCATCGTGACCGAGCTGGAGCGCCCCAAGTCCGAATACGCGGGCCTGAACCTGACCCTGGATACCCTGGACGGCCTGAACAAGCATGACCGCGCCGGCCTGTCCCGGCCCAGCCTGGAAGCGCAACTGGTGGACGCCGCCGACGCCCTGGCCTACACCGCCCACGACCTGGACGACGGCCTGCGCAGCGGCCTGATCACCCCGGCCCAGCTGTGCGCCCTTCCGCTGTGGTGTGAGCTGCTCGAAGGCGCCGGGCTGCGCGGCGACACCCTGACCGAACGCGAGCGCCGCACCCTGCACCGCCGCCTGCTGGGCACCCTGATCCGCGACCTGACCCACGCCAGCCACGCGGCCATTCAGGCCAGTGGCGTGCGCACCCCCGAAGCTGCCCGCACCTTTGCCGGCCCTCTGATCACCTACAGCCCAGGCATACGGGAGCGCCTGCGGGACACCAGCGCCTTTCTGCGCGAGAACCTGTACCGCCACTGGCGCGTGGAAATGCAGGTGGAGCAGGCCACCCGCGTGCTCACCACCCTGTTTGACGCGCTGACCAACCGCCCCAGCATGTTGCCCCCCACCTTCCGCGCCCGGGCCCAGGCAGGCGACCTGTCCCGCGCCGTGTGCGACTACCTGGCGGGCATGACCGACCGCTACGCGCTGGACGCCCACAGTTCTACTACCCCGCCCGCCACGCCCACGCTGTGGCCGCGCTAA